The Lactuca sativa cultivar Salinas chromosome 2, Lsat_Salinas_v11, whole genome shotgun sequence genome includes a window with the following:
- the LOC111876734 gene encoding caffeoyl-CoA O-methyltransferase — translation MAATGETQPGKHQEVGHKSLLQSDALYQYILETSVYPREPESMKELREVTAKHPWNLMTTSADEGQFLNLLLKLINAKNTMEIGVYTGYSLLSTALALPEDGKILALDINRENYEIGLPIIQKAGVAHKIDFREGPALPLLDQMVEDVKFHGSFDFIFVDADKDNYLNYHKRLIDLVKIGGVIGYDNTLWNGSLVAPADAPLRKYVRYYRDFVLELNKALAVDPRVEICQLPVGDGITLCRRIS, via the exons ATGGCCGCCACCGGAGAAACTCAGCCTGGAAAACACCAAGAAGTTGGCCACAAGAGTCTCCTTCAAAGCGATGCACTTTACCAATACATTCTTGAAACCAGTGTTTACCCGAGAGAGCCAGAATCCATGAAAGAGCTACGTGAGGTCACTGCTAAACATCCTTG GAACCTCATGACTACGTCTGCTGATGAAGGACAGTTCTTGAACTTACTTCTCAAGCTCATAAATGCTAAGAACACAATGGAGATTGGTGTTTACACCGGCTATTCTCTTCTTTCTACTGCCCTTGCTCTACCAGAAGATGGGAAGATATTGGCCTTGGATATAAATCGTGAAAATTACGAAATTGGCCTTCCCATTATCCAAAAAGCCGGTGTTGCTCACAAGATTGATTTTAGAGAAGGCCCTGCTCTTCCTCTTCTTGACCAAATGGTAGAAGAC GTAAAATTCCATGGATCGTTTGACTTCATTTTTGTGGATGCCGATAAAGACAACTACCTTAACTACCACAAAAGGTTAATCGATCTTGTTAAAATTGGGGGAGTGATTGGCTACGATAACACCCTTTGGAATGGGTCATTGGTGGCACCCGCAGATGCCCCACTTCGAAAGTATGTTAGATATTACAGAGACTTCGTGTTAGAGCTCAATAAAGCCTTGGCTGTTGATCCAAGAGTGGAGATCTGCCAGCTTCCCGTCGGTGATGGAATCACTCTTTGTCGTCGTATAAGCTAA